In Helianthus annuus cultivar XRQ/B chromosome 3, HanXRQr2.0-SUNRISE, whole genome shotgun sequence, a single window of DNA contains:
- the LOC110932348 gene encoding uncharacterized protein LOC110932348 — MAFILFLLFSFLLHGAQAEIICENLPIGLCSFSIASSGKRCVLENNVQDNGNMEYQCNSSEIFVKDMNEWIENDECLNECGLHRKTVGISSDSLLEPYFLARLCSDLCYKNCPNIVDLYHNLAIGEGVFLANLCEVNSKMPRRVMTSSGAVSAAADGPISMAEAPTSI; from the exons atgGCATTCATTCTCTTCCTTTTATTTTCATTCCTTCTCCATGGAGCTCAAGCTGAGATCATTTGCGAGAATTTGCCGATTGGCTTGTGCTCTTTCTCGATCGCGTCTTCAGGAAAACGATGTGTCCTAGAGAACAATGTACAAGACAACGGGAACATGGAATACCAGTGCAATTCCTCAGAGATTTTTGTTAAAGACATGAACGAATGGATCGAGAACGATGAGTGCTTGAACGAGTGCGGGCTTCACAGGAAGACGGTCGGAATCTCTTCTGACTCCCTCCTCGAGCCATATTTCCTTGCCAGACTTTGCTCCGATTTGTGCTACAAGAACTGCCCCAACATTGTGGATCTCTATCACAACCTAGCTATAGGAGAAG GTGTATTTCTTGCAAACCTATGTGAAGTGAATAGCAAGATGCCACGCCGTGTGATGACTAGTTCTGGAGCCGTTTCTGCTGCTGCAGATGGTCCGATTTCTATGGCAGAAGCTCCTACTTCCATCTGA